From one Planctomycetia bacterium genomic stretch:
- a CDS encoding Ohr family peroxiredoxin: MTVLASETASATAGREGKATSPDGKINLDLSPPGSNGPGTNPEQLFAAGYSACFGGAIGAASALAKISLKPSDIKVTATVNLNKDDSGYFLNVTLNAELNGVDQSQAEALVAKAHTLRCLGFSGQSETLFSRNQEGRFYAPDQAEIAA, translated from the coding sequence ATGACCGTACTTGCATCAGAAACCGCCAGTGCCACCGCCGGCCGCGAAGGCAAAGCCACGAGCCCGGATGGCAAGATCAACCTTGATCTTTCCCCACCGGGATCGAATGGTCCGGGCACGAACCCGGAGCAATTGTTCGCGGCGGGCTATTCCGCCTGCTTCGGCGGTGCGATCGGGGCAGCTAGCGCGCTGGCCAAAATCTCTCTGAAGCCCAGCGACATCAAGGTGACCGCGACCGTGAATCTCAACAAGGATGACAGCGGTTACTTCCTGAACGTGACGTTGAACGCCGAGCTGAATGGCGTCGATCAGTCGCAGGCCGAGGCGCTCGTCGCCAAAGCACACACACTGAGGTGCTTGGGGTTTTCTGGACAGTCCGAAACCTTATTCTCAAGGAATCAGGAAGGACGGTTCTATGCCCCGGATCAAGCGGAAATCGCAGCGTGA
- a CDS encoding transposase: protein MPRIKRKSQREGRRSYAGEFKQEAVQMLLDGHSASSVAERLGLSGTNILYRWKREAIGQGGPAALTV from the coding sequence ATGCCCCGGATCAAGCGGAAATCGCAGCGTGAGGGTCGTCGTTCGTATGCCGGCGAGTTCAAGCAGGAGGCCGTGCAGATGCTGCTGGATGGGCATTCGGCGTCGTCGGTGGCCGAGCGGCTCGGACTGTCAGGCACGAACATACTGTATCGCTGGAAGCGCGAGGCGATTGGCCAAGGCGGCCCGGCGGCTCTGACCGTTTGA